The Streptomyces sp. NBC_00344 genome includes a window with the following:
- a CDS encoding DUF6893 family small protein — protein sequence MRTMGLITTAVAAVAAAAAVAVGVMSIPDIRRYLRMRSM from the coding sequence ATGAGAACCATGGGCCTGATCACCACAGCCGTCGCCGCAGTCGCGGCGGCGGCCGCCGTGGCCGTCGGGGTGATGTCGATTCCCGACATCCGCCGGTATCTGAGAATGCGTTCGATGTGA
- a CDS encoding hydrogenase maturation protease, whose product MAGGVLVAGIGNLFLGDDGFGPEVARRLAEAGGLPPRVRVTDYGIRGMHLAYDLLDGYDALVLVDACPGDGPPGELTVLEVRAEDLGTGDFDAHGMNPVAVLANLDQLGGSLPFTYVVGCTPAGVEEGIGLSEPVSAAVPEAVGAVHALIRRLLPSGPDRIAESTESRRS is encoded by the coding sequence GTGGCCGGGGGCGTGCTTGTCGCCGGCATCGGCAACCTCTTCCTCGGAGACGACGGATTCGGCCCCGAGGTGGCACGCCGGCTGGCCGAGGCCGGCGGCCTGCCGCCGCGGGTCCGGGTGACCGATTACGGCATCCGGGGAATGCACCTCGCCTACGACCTGCTCGACGGATACGACGCGCTGGTACTGGTGGACGCCTGTCCCGGCGACGGCCCGCCCGGCGAGCTGACCGTACTCGAAGTCCGGGCCGAGGACCTCGGAACAGGTGATTTCGATGCACACGGGATGAATCCCGTGGCAGTTCTGGCAAATCTGGATCAATTGGGCGGTAGTCTTCCGTTCACCTACGTGGTGGGCTGCACCCCCGCCGGGGTCGAGGAGGGTATCGGGCTCAGCGAGCCGGTCTCCGCCGCCGTACCCGAAGCGGTCGGCGCAGTGCACGCATTGATCCGGCGGCTCCTGCCGTCCGGGCCCGACCGCATCGCCGAATCCACCGAGTCCCGGAGGTCCTGA
- the hypF gene encoding carbamoyltransferase HypF, with amino-acid sequence MCLGIPGQVVEIVDGFAGQLALVDVEGAQRRINIGMLDEPPGSGDWVLLHMGFAMEIIDRGRAQEALSGLEMMGRPRDRIRRRFEVHGVVQGVGFRPFVYVTAAELTLSGSVANTSAGVVTEVEGDARAVQEFGRRLRTDAPPLAVVEAVHESDRPTQGGTGFTIEESSGTGRARTLVSPDVATCGNCLDEMGDPADRRYRHPFISCTHCGPRFTIVTGTPYDRAATTMAAFDMCDVCRSEYDDPRDRRFHAQPIACHTCGPRLELIRKDGQPEDGEDALRGARRLLAAGRILAVKGLGGYHLVCDARNDEAVAELRRRKQRGDKPFAVMVSGLGVASALVTMNSDEEALLAGVRKPIVLLPLRAELPGTGVSHSVAPGSPDLGLMLPYTPLHVLLFGIGDDPSGPDALVMTSANRSGEPIVTDDARALTELAPLVDAWLRHDRVIHVPCDDSVSRFVAGGELPVRRSRGYAPLPVALPFDVPPMLAVGADLKNTCALGEGRYAWMSQHIGDMEDLSTVEALTRTERHLRELTGVEPGQLVADSHPGYRSGDWARDHALGRAVRTVQHHHAHIASVMGEHGLGAGERVIGIAFDGTGFGSDGAAWGGEALIAGYKSFHRAAHLGYVPLAGGDASVLRPYRMALACLHSAGVRWDDRLPPVRACPARERDVLAHQFDTGFGCVPTSSMGRLFDAVASLTDVRHEVQYEAQAAVELEGLARSGRLLDTGRDTYSFAVSRSAEEEPFIADPGPVIRAVVSDVLAGTSKQLIAARFHAAVAALVVDLAELCREGSSLDVVALGGGVFQNAVLLEAAQGALSRRGFTVLRPRLLPPNDGGIAFGQLLIAAAG; translated from the coding sequence ATGTGCCTGGGCATCCCCGGCCAAGTCGTCGAGATCGTGGACGGCTTCGCGGGCCAGCTCGCACTCGTCGACGTGGAGGGGGCGCAGCGGCGTATCAACATCGGAATGCTCGACGAGCCCCCGGGCAGCGGCGACTGGGTCCTTCTGCACATGGGTTTCGCGATGGAGATCATCGACCGGGGCCGGGCACAGGAAGCCCTGTCAGGACTGGAGATGATGGGACGCCCCCGCGACCGGATCCGCCGGAGGTTCGAGGTGCACGGCGTGGTGCAGGGCGTGGGATTCAGACCGTTCGTCTATGTCACCGCTGCGGAGCTGACGCTGTCCGGCTCCGTGGCCAACACCAGTGCGGGTGTCGTCACCGAAGTCGAGGGCGATGCCCGCGCGGTGCAGGAATTCGGCCGGCGCCTGCGCACCGACGCGCCGCCCCTCGCCGTCGTCGAGGCCGTGCACGAGAGCGACCGGCCGACGCAGGGCGGTACGGGGTTCACCATCGAGGAGTCGAGCGGGACGGGCCGGGCCCGTACGCTCGTCTCCCCGGATGTCGCCACGTGCGGGAACTGCCTGGACGAGATGGGCGACCCGGCGGACCGGCGCTACCGCCATCCGTTCATCAGCTGCACCCACTGCGGGCCCCGTTTCACGATCGTCACCGGTACGCCGTACGACCGGGCCGCGACCACCATGGCCGCCTTCGACATGTGCGATGTCTGCCGGTCCGAGTACGACGATCCACGTGACCGCCGGTTCCACGCCCAGCCGATCGCCTGCCACACCTGCGGGCCGCGGCTCGAACTGATCCGCAAGGACGGGCAGCCCGAAGACGGTGAGGACGCACTGCGGGGGGCCCGTCGACTGCTCGCCGCCGGCCGGATTCTCGCGGTCAAGGGACTCGGCGGCTACCACCTTGTGTGCGACGCCCGCAATGACGAGGCGGTCGCCGAGTTGCGCCGCCGAAAGCAGCGGGGCGACAAGCCGTTCGCGGTGATGGTCAGCGGCCTCGGGGTGGCCTCCGCGCTCGTGACCATGAACAGCGACGAGGAAGCGCTGCTCGCCGGTGTGCGAAAACCGATCGTCCTCCTGCCCCTCCGCGCCGAGCTGCCTGGGACCGGGGTGTCGCACTCCGTGGCACCGGGCAGCCCGGACCTCGGACTGATGCTTCCGTACACCCCTTTGCACGTCCTGCTCTTCGGTATCGGGGACGACCCCTCGGGCCCCGATGCCCTGGTGATGACCTCCGCCAACCGTTCCGGTGAGCCGATCGTCACCGATGACGCCCGTGCGCTGACGGAACTGGCCCCACTGGTCGACGCCTGGCTGCGGCACGACCGGGTGATCCATGTGCCGTGCGACGACTCCGTCAGCAGATTCGTCGCGGGCGGGGAACTCCCGGTCCGCAGGTCCCGCGGCTATGCTCCGCTGCCTGTGGCGCTGCCCTTCGATGTACCGCCGATGCTCGCGGTAGGCGCGGATCTGAAGAACACCTGCGCACTGGGAGAAGGTCGCTACGCCTGGATGAGCCAGCACATCGGCGACATGGAGGACCTCTCCACCGTCGAGGCGCTGACACGGACCGAGAGGCATCTGCGGGAGCTGACCGGAGTCGAGCCCGGCCAGCTGGTGGCCGACAGCCATCCCGGCTACCGCTCCGGCGACTGGGCCCGGGACCACGCTCTCGGACGAGCGGTGCGGACCGTGCAGCATCATCACGCGCACATCGCTTCCGTCATGGGGGAACACGGTTTGGGCGCCGGTGAGAGAGTCATCGGAATCGCCTTCGACGGTACCGGCTTCGGTAGCGACGGAGCCGCCTGGGGCGGTGAGGCGCTGATCGCCGGCTACAAGTCGTTCCACCGGGCCGCGCACCTCGGCTACGTACCGCTGGCGGGCGGCGATGCCAGCGTGCTGCGCCCCTACCGGATGGCGCTCGCCTGTCTGCACTCGGCCGGTGTCCGCTGGGACGACAGACTGCCGCCGGTACGTGCCTGCCCCGCCAGAGAACGCGATGTACTGGCCCACCAGTTCGACACGGGATTCGGCTGCGTGCCCACGTCGAGCATGGGGCGGTTGTTCGACGCGGTCGCGTCCCTGACGGACGTCCGCCACGAGGTGCAGTACGAAGCGCAGGCGGCCGTCGAGCTCGAGGGCCTGGCCCGGTCGGGGCGCCTCCTCGACACCGGTCGGGACACCTATTCCTTCGCCGTCAGCCGATCGGCGGAGGAGGAACCCTTCATCGCCGATCCCGGTCCGGTGATCCGCGCGGTGGTCTCCGACGTACTGGCGGGAACCTCGAAGCAGCTGATCGCCGCACGCTTCCACGCGGCCGTGGCCGCCCTCGTCGTGGACCTCGCGGAGCTCTGCCGTGAGGGCAGCTCGCTCGACGTGGTCGCGCTGGGCGGCGGCGTGTTCCAGAACGCCGTACTGCTCGAGGCCGCACAGGGAGCACTGAGCCGCCGGGGTTTCACCGTGCTCCGCCCACGGCTGCTGCCGCCGAACGACGGCGGCATCGCCTTCGGTCAGCTGCTGATCGCCGCAGCGGGCTGA
- a CDS encoding HypC/HybG/HupF family hydrogenase formation chaperone gives MCLAVPGLVLSTAEVDGALMADVDFGGVRKEVCLQYIPDVVVGEYVVVHVGFAIQRLDERSAQETLANFERLGILAEEFGDGFERAAKQQEFTEGVGR, from the coding sequence ATGTGTCTGGCAGTTCCGGGGCTCGTCCTCAGTACCGCCGAAGTCGACGGCGCCCTGATGGCCGATGTCGACTTCGGCGGAGTACGCAAAGAGGTCTGTCTCCAGTACATCCCCGATGTGGTCGTGGGTGAGTACGTCGTGGTGCACGTCGGTTTCGCCATTCAGCGACTCGACGAGCGGTCGGCCCAGGAGACGCTCGCCAACTTCGAGAGGCTGGGCATCCTGGCGGAAGAGTTCGGTGACGGTTTCGAACGCGCCGCGAAACAGCAAGAGTTCACCGAAGGAGTGGGCCGATGA
- the hypD gene encoding hydrogenase formation protein HypD: MKYLDEFSNPDMAKKLLDQIHAATTQKWAMMEVCGGQTHSIIRHGIDQLLPDGVELIHGPGCPVCVTPLEVIDRALAIAATPGVIFCSFGDMLRVPGSSQDLFSVKSAGGDVRVVYSPLDALKLARENPGREVVFFGIGFETTAPANAMTVYQAKRLGVPNFSLLVSHVLVPPAISAIMESSSCRVQAFLAAGHVCSVMGTAQYPPLAEKYKVPIVVTGFEPLDILEGVRRTIVQLEAGRHELENAYPRAVRDEGNVPAMAMLRDVFEITDRTWRGIGMIPQSGWRLSEKYRDFDAELRFDVTGIRTAESSLCRSGEVLQGLIKPHECAAFGKECTPRNPLGATMVSSEGACAAYHTYRRLELVDAK, translated from the coding sequence ATGAAGTACCTCGACGAGTTCAGCAACCCTGACATGGCGAAGAAGCTGCTCGACCAGATCCATGCAGCCACCACTCAGAAGTGGGCCATGATGGAGGTCTGCGGCGGCCAGACCCACTCGATCATCCGGCATGGCATCGACCAACTGCTCCCCGACGGCGTGGAGTTGATTCATGGTCCCGGTTGCCCCGTGTGTGTCACACCGCTGGAGGTCATCGACAGGGCGCTGGCGATCGCCGCCACCCCCGGCGTCATCTTCTGTTCCTTCGGCGACATGCTGCGGGTGCCCGGCAGCAGCCAGGACCTGTTCTCCGTGAAGAGTGCGGGCGGTGACGTCCGCGTGGTGTACTCACCGCTCGACGCGCTGAAGCTGGCCCGGGAGAATCCTGGGCGAGAGGTCGTGTTCTTCGGGATCGGGTTCGAGACCACGGCTCCGGCCAACGCGATGACCGTGTACCAGGCGAAGCGCCTCGGAGTACCGAACTTCTCGCTGCTGGTGTCCCATGTACTGGTCCCGCCGGCGATCTCCGCGATCATGGAGTCGTCCAGCTGCCGGGTGCAGGCCTTCCTCGCGGCCGGGCATGTGTGCAGCGTGATGGGCACGGCGCAGTACCCTCCGCTGGCGGAGAAGTACAAGGTGCCCATCGTGGTCACCGGCTTCGAGCCGCTCGACATCCTGGAAGGCGTCCGCCGGACGATCGTCCAGCTCGAGGCGGGCCGCCATGAACTGGAGAACGCCTATCCGCGGGCTGTCCGCGACGAGGGCAACGTCCCCGCCATGGCGATGCTGCGGGATGTCTTCGAGATCACCGACCGGACCTGGCGGGGTATCGGCATGATCCCGCAGAGCGGTTGGCGACTGTCGGAGAAATACCGGGACTTCGACGCGGAACTGCGCTTCGACGTCACGGGGATTCGCACGGCCGAATCTTCGCTGTGCAGGTCGGGAGAGGTGTTGCAGGGCCTGATCAAGCCACATGAGTGCGCCGCCTTCGGCAAGGAGTGCACTCCGCGGAACCCCCTGGGCGCAACGATGGTCTCGTCCGAAGGCGCCTGCGCGGCCTACCACACGTACCGCCGACTTGAGCTGGTCGATGCGAAGTGA
- the hypE gene encoding hydrogenase expression/formation protein HypE, producing MHEVTDALADLDFESWTCPVPLRDTPAIVMGHGGGGAMSGELVEHLFLPGYGSAATAELGDSAVLTVDAGRRLAFSTDSFVVKPMFFPGGSIGDLAVNGTVNDLAMSGATPLYLSTAFILQEGTALSELGRIAEDMGAAARTAGVRLVTGDTKVVDSASGDGVYINTSGIGVIADGVDIDPRRARPGDAVLISGDIGVHGVAVMSCREGLEFGTAIESDTASLAGLVAGMLSTGADLHVLRDPTRGGVSASLNEIARASSVGVELVERQLPVPDMVRDACSLLGLDPLQVANEGKLIAIVPAESADQVLAALQAHPLGHGARRIGTCVADHPGMVVARTGLGGTRVVGLPIGEQLPRIC from the coding sequence ATGCATGAAGTGACCGACGCCCTGGCCGACCTCGACTTCGAGAGCTGGACCTGCCCGGTTCCTCTGCGGGACACCCCCGCCATCGTGATGGGCCACGGAGGCGGCGGGGCGATGTCGGGCGAACTGGTCGAGCATCTGTTCCTGCCCGGATACGGCAGCGCCGCCACGGCGGAGCTGGGCGACTCGGCCGTACTCACCGTCGACGCGGGCAGGCGCCTGGCCTTCTCCACCGACTCGTTCGTGGTGAAGCCGATGTTCTTCCCCGGCGGTTCGATCGGTGATCTTGCGGTGAACGGCACGGTCAACGACCTCGCCATGTCGGGCGCGACACCCCTGTACCTGTCGACGGCGTTCATCCTCCAGGAAGGCACAGCGCTCAGTGAACTCGGCAGGATCGCGGAGGACATGGGTGCGGCGGCCAGGACCGCGGGTGTGCGGCTCGTCACCGGCGACACCAAGGTCGTCGACAGCGCCAGCGGTGACGGTGTCTACATCAACACCTCCGGCATCGGCGTGATCGCGGACGGCGTCGACATCGACCCGCGCCGCGCACGGCCCGGCGACGCGGTGCTCATCAGCGGCGACATCGGCGTGCACGGTGTGGCCGTGATGAGCTGCCGGGAAGGCCTGGAGTTCGGCACCGCGATCGAGAGCGACACCGCCTCGCTGGCCGGGTTGGTCGCCGGGATGCTCTCCACCGGAGCGGACCTGCATGTACTGCGCGATCCGACTCGGGGCGGGGTGTCGGCCTCGCTCAACGAGATCGCCCGCGCGTCCTCGGTGGGCGTAGAACTCGTCGAAAGGCAACTGCCCGTCCCGGACATGGTGCGGGACGCGTGCAGTCTGCTCGGACTCGATCCGCTGCAGGTGGCGAACGAGGGGAAACTGATCGCCATCGTGCCTGCCGAATCCGCCGATCAGGTGCTGGCGGCGCTGCAGGCACACCCCCTCGGTCACGGGGCACGCAGAATCGGCACGTGCGTCGCCGACCACCCGGGGATGGTCGTCGCCAGAACCGGTCTCGGCGGAACACGCGTCGTCGGCCTGCCGATCGGTGAACAACTGCCGAGGATCTGCTGA
- a CDS encoding DUF6390 family protein, translating into MSAEGALLFARYAYPPNELGYCGPADASALLRADATDGIERRARQFDGAWCYLEFLAESAGLPDPLDVRVVEAYWIGNDLLEQMDSAALVNRMLDRFRGQTGGTWRDAAHRALAHHSFQVFDVYPWARMLRTSGNPTALSVLDQCRIRTGVVLRVDGESATVESRHLRWDGRSMVTGPSQQEVVRWSVGGRSLIGGLSPGDRVALHWDWVCDVLTEQQSARIESLEVRQRAAWEGDRATAP; encoded by the coding sequence ATGAGCGCCGAGGGTGCGCTTCTCTTCGCCCGGTACGCATATCCGCCCAATGAACTCGGCTACTGCGGGCCCGCCGACGCCTCGGCATTGCTACGGGCCGATGCGACCGACGGCATCGAGCGGCGGGCACGGCAGTTCGACGGCGCCTGGTGCTACCTGGAGTTCCTCGCCGAATCGGCGGGGCTTCCCGATCCGCTCGACGTACGGGTGGTGGAGGCCTACTGGATCGGTAACGACCTGCTGGAGCAGATGGATTCCGCCGCACTGGTGAACCGCATGCTCGACCGGTTCCGGGGCCAGACCGGCGGGACCTGGCGCGACGCGGCGCACCGCGCGCTCGCTCACCACAGTTTCCAGGTGTTCGACGTCTACCCATGGGCTCGCATGCTGCGCACCAGCGGGAACCCGACCGCGCTTTCGGTACTCGATCAGTGCCGGATCCGTACGGGTGTCGTACTCCGTGTCGATGGTGAGTCCGCGACCGTGGAATCGCGTCATCTCCGCTGGGACGGGCGGTCGATGGTGACCGGCCCCTCCCAACAGGAGGTGGTGCGCTGGTCGGTCGGAGGCAGGTCACTGATCGGCGGGCTCAGTCCCGGTGATCGCGTCGCTCTGCACTGGGACTGGGTGTGCGATGTGCTGACCGAGCAGCAGTCTGCGCGCATCGAGTCGCTGGAGGTACGGCAGCGCGCTGCATGGGAAGGCGACCGAGCCACCGCCCCGTGA
- a CDS encoding spore-associated protein A, whose amino-acid sequence MKLNRRIAMTVTGVTTLVGATVALAPAAGATGTTTATTKTAVTASAPATKAASAAAAAAYNGACGTGYRVVNSAQIGTPKSLGTVYLTYSAATGKNCVVTVRNAAGSAVHMTAELTITATGERSRDSGNYTTYAGPVYLHAAGYCVNWYGEISGISAGKVGTNCSSAAR is encoded by the coding sequence ATGAAACTCAACCGTCGCATTGCCATGACCGTCACGGGCGTGACCACTCTCGTCGGTGCCACCGTGGCACTCGCACCCGCCGCCGGAGCCACCGGGACGACCACCGCGACCACCAAGACCGCGGTGACCGCCTCCGCTCCGGCCACGAAGGCGGCATCCGCTGCCGCGGCGGCCGCCTACAACGGGGCCTGCGGTACCGGCTATCGGGTCGTCAACTCCGCACAGATCGGCACGCCGAAGTCCCTCGGCACGGTGTACCTGACGTACAGCGCCGCCACCGGCAAGAACTGTGTGGTGACCGTCCGGAACGCCGCGGGCTCAGCAGTGCACATGACCGCTGAACTCACGATTACCGCTACCGGGGAGAGGTCCCGGGACAGCGGTAACTACACCACCTACGCAGGCCCGGTGTATCTGCACGCGGCCGGCTACTGCGTGAACTGGTACGGCGAGATCTCCGGCATCTCCGCCGGAAAGGTCGGAACGAACTGCTCCTCAGCCGCGCGCTGA
- a CDS encoding ferredoxin, protein MKQISIDTDVCIGAGQCALTAPRVFTQDDDGFSELLPGRAEGDPMVGEAARACPVQAITLT, encoded by the coding sequence GTGAAGCAGATCAGTATCGATACGGATGTGTGCATCGGAGCCGGTCAGTGTGCGCTGACCGCACCCAGGGTCTTCACCCAGGACGACGACGGCTTCAGCGAACTGCTGCCCGGCCGGGCGGAAGGTGACCCCATGGTCGGCGAGGCCGCGCGCGCCTGCCCGGTTCAGGCGATCACGCTGACGTAG
- a CDS encoding cytochrome P450 — MAVTETVSFPQDRTCPYHPPTGYRPPQPGQRPLVSATLFDGRRVWLVTGHSEARALLVDRRLSADRENPDFPMFTERLARSARRRIELLGVDDPEHHAQRRMLIPSFTVKRVAGLRPRIQETVDRLLDAMIEQGPPAELVSAFALPVPSMVICALLGVPYADHEFFEAQSRTLLRGPGAADVQDARDALDDYFRTLIDRKRSDRGEGLLDELISQQLDTGSIDRDELVQLAEILLIAGHETTANMISLGTFTLLQHPVQLAKLRQNKDLLPSAVEELLRFLSIADGVSRVATEDIELSGVTIRTGDGVILSTSVINRDGSAYASPDELDLGRESRHHVAFGFGVHQCLGQNLARAELEIALRTLFDRMPELRLAAPADTIPFKPGDTIQGMIELPVAW, encoded by the coding sequence ATGGCAGTCACCGAAACCGTCTCCTTCCCCCAGGACCGCACCTGTCCCTATCACCCGCCGACGGGCTATCGGCCCCCACAGCCGGGGCAGCGGCCGCTGGTATCCGCCACGCTCTTCGACGGCCGCAGGGTCTGGCTGGTGACCGGACATAGCGAGGCCCGTGCACTGTTGGTCGACCGCAGGCTCTCGGCCGACCGGGAGAACCCGGATTTCCCGATGTTCACCGAGCGGCTCGCCCGTTCCGCCAGGCGCCGTATCGAACTGCTCGGCGTCGACGACCCGGAGCACCACGCGCAGCGGCGGATGCTGATTCCGAGCTTCACCGTCAAGCGGGTCGCCGGACTGCGGCCGCGCATCCAGGAGACCGTCGACCGGCTGCTCGACGCGATGATCGAGCAGGGCCCGCCCGCGGAACTGGTCAGTGCCTTCGCACTGCCCGTTCCCTCGATGGTGATCTGTGCGCTGCTCGGCGTCCCGTATGCCGACCACGAGTTCTTCGAGGCCCAGTCGCGCACACTGCTGCGGGGCCCCGGCGCCGCCGATGTGCAGGACGCGCGGGATGCACTGGACGATTACTTCCGCACGCTGATCGACCGTAAGCGGTCGGACCGAGGGGAGGGACTGCTCGACGAACTCATCAGCCAGCAACTCGACACCGGCTCCATCGATCGCGACGAACTGGTCCAACTTGCCGAGATCCTGCTGATCGCCGGACATGAGACAACCGCGAACATGATCTCTCTGGGTACTTTCACACTCCTGCAACACCCGGTCCAGCTGGCCAAGTTGCGGCAGAACAAGGACCTGCTGCCCTCCGCCGTCGAGGAACTGCTGCGCTTTCTGTCGATAGCCGACGGCGTGTCACGGGTGGCCACCGAGGACATCGAGCTGAGCGGAGTGACGATCCGGACCGGCGACGGAGTCATACTCTCCACCTCGGTGATCAACCGGGACGGCTCGGCGTACGCGTCGCCCGACGAGCTGGACCTCGGCCGGGAGTCGCGCCACCATGTCGCCTTCGGTTTCGGTGTCCACCAGTGCCTCGGCCAGAATCTGGCGCGGGCCGAGCTGGAAATCGCGCTGCGCACGCTGTTCGACCGGATGCCGGAGCTGCGGCTGGCGGCTCCGGCCGACACGATTCCGTTCAAACCGGGCGACACGATCCAGGGCATGATCGAACTGCCCGTCGCGTGGTGA
- a CDS encoding sulfurtransferase encodes MPRPLVDADWLARRLGEPGLVVLDASIGHHRDAATRIPGARPFDIDGAMSDHTGPLPHTMPGPERFTDEMRSLGVNDADRVVVYDCAGVYSSARAWWMLRAMGFDHAAVLDGGLPAWAGAGLPLQRGESAPVRRRGDFTARPRTGLVVGRDEVTAALSGPDSAVLDARSRERFAGSGTEPRPGLRSGHMPGAVNLPFGEIQRGGLMRPAVEVRAAFSAAAGGRRELVFSCGSGVTACVLALGADLAGYRELAVYDGSWSEWGLPSGPPVVNGAANGDLLL; translated from the coding sequence ATGCCACGGCCCCTGGTGGACGCCGACTGGCTGGCACGCCGGCTTGGCGAACCCGGCCTGGTGGTGCTCGACGCCTCAATCGGCCACCACCGGGATGCCGCGACACGGATCCCCGGCGCGCGGCCCTTCGACATCGACGGGGCGATGTCGGATCACACCGGCCCGCTGCCCCATACGATGCCCGGTCCCGAACGGTTCACCGATGAGATGCGCTCCCTTGGTGTCAATGACGCCGACCGCGTCGTCGTCTACGACTGTGCGGGTGTCTATTCGAGCGCGCGCGCCTGGTGGATGCTGCGGGCGATGGGCTTCGACCACGCCGCGGTACTCGACGGCGGGCTGCCGGCCTGGGCGGGCGCAGGACTTCCGCTGCAGCGAGGGGAGTCCGCCCCCGTTCGCCGCCGAGGCGACTTCACCGCACGGCCCCGTACCGGCCTGGTCGTAGGCCGTGACGAGGTGACCGCCGCCCTCTCCGGACCGGACTCCGCGGTTCTCGACGCCCGCTCCCGGGAACGGTTCGCCGGCTCGGGCACCGAACCGCGGCCCGGGCTGCGGTCCGGTCACATGCCCGGAGCGGTGAATCTGCCGTTCGGCGAGATTCAGCGCGGGGGACTGATGCGTCCGGCAGTGGAAGTGCGCGCTGCCTTCTCCGCTGCCGCGGGCGGCCGGCGGGAGCTGGTGTTCAGCTGCGGGTCGGGCGTCACCGCCTGTGTCCTGGCGCTGGGCGCCGACTTGGCCGGATATCGCGAACTGGCGGTGTACGACGGGTCGTGGAGCGAATGGGGTCTGCCGTCCGGGCCCCCGGTCGTGAACGGCGCGGCCAACGGTGACCTGTTGCTCTGA
- a CDS encoding quinone oxidoreductase family protein, with translation MRAVEFHEFGGPEVLRMTDAPDPEPGTGEVTIDVAYAGVNFADTKARAVGYRVPALPFRPGLEVSGRIRAIGAGVEGLRPGQEVAALTPHSGYAEIALAPASTVFALPAGVSLRTGATLPTVLPTVQALVHEVGRLRAGETVLVQGAAGGVGTVAGQVARLGGAGAVYGVVSRAEKVEEALKYGYDAVFVGDDFTAGVQRATSGRGVDLALDPVGGDTLRRSLDSLARFGRLVSFGNAGGAAPWQLGQDDLYPRGLSVSGFSILALAQDDPEALRSIAGKSFLLAAGGEVELPVTAEFSLDRAAEAHRLMDTRATTGKLLLSVAGK, from the coding sequence ATGCGCGCAGTTGAGTTCCACGAGTTCGGCGGGCCCGAAGTCCTCCGGATGACCGATGCTCCCGACCCGGAGCCGGGCACCGGTGAGGTGACCATCGACGTCGCCTACGCAGGCGTCAACTTCGCCGACACCAAGGCCCGGGCCGTCGGATACCGGGTTCCGGCCCTGCCCTTCCGCCCAGGACTCGAGGTCTCGGGCCGGATTCGTGCGATCGGTGCCGGCGTCGAGGGCCTGCGCCCCGGCCAGGAGGTCGCGGCACTCACCCCGCACAGCGGTTACGCCGAGATCGCCCTCGCCCCCGCCTCCACGGTCTTCGCACTCCCGGCGGGTGTCTCCCTGCGCACCGGCGCCACACTGCCGACGGTCCTCCCCACCGTCCAGGCACTCGTGCACGAAGTGGGCAGGCTGCGTGCAGGAGAGACGGTCCTGGTCCAGGGTGCGGCGGGCGGTGTCGGCACCGTGGCGGGCCAGGTCGCCCGGCTCGGTGGCGCGGGCGCTGTCTACGGTGTCGTATCGCGTGCCGAGAAGGTCGAGGAGGCACTCAAGTACGGCTACGACGCCGTGTTCGTGGGCGACGACTTCACCGCTGGTGTCCAGCGGGCCACCAGCGGCCGTGGCGTCGACCTCGCGCTCGACCCGGTAGGCGGCGACACACTGCGCCGCAGCCTGGATTCCCTCGCGCGCTTCGGCCGTCTGGTCTCCTTCGGCAACGCCGGGGGAGCCGCCCCCTGGCAGCTCGGCCAGGACGACCTCTACCCGCGTGGGCTCTCGGTGAGCGGCTTCTCCATCCTCGCCCTCGCCCAGGACGATCCCGAGGCGCTGCGCTCCATCGCCGGCAAGTCCTTCCTGCTCGCCGCCGGCGGCGAGGTCGAACTTCCCGTCACCGCCGAGTTCTCCCTCGACCGGGCCGCCGAGGCCCACCGCCTGATGGACACCCGCGCGACCACCGGCAAGCTCCTGCTGTCGGTCGCCGGGAAGTGA
- a CDS encoding ArsR/SmtB family transcription factor translates to MGHRAEPEHTHPDDVPVQAALAALADPVRLRLVRELARAGDWERTCGTFDVPVGKAALSHHFAVLRAAGLLEQRDQGPRRANRLRRAEFDARFPGLLALVLRDETAGAGSLSGD, encoded by the coding sequence ATGGGCCACCGGGCGGAACCCGAGCACACCCACCCCGACGACGTTCCCGTCCAGGCAGCCCTCGCTGCCCTCGCCGACCCGGTACGCCTCCGTCTCGTTCGCGAACTCGCGCGGGCGGGTGACTGGGAGCGCACCTGTGGCACCTTCGATGTGCCGGTCGGCAAGGCGGCTCTCAGCCACCACTTCGCCGTGCTGCGTGCGGCCGGGCTGCTCGAGCAGCGCGACCAGGGGCCCAGACGCGCCAACCGGCTGCGGCGCGCCGAGTTCGACGCACGCTTCCCCGGCCTGCTCGCCCTGGTCCTGCGCGACGAGACCGCCGGGGCCGGTTCGCTGAGCGGCGACTGA